In Cydia splendana chromosome 26, ilCydSple1.2, whole genome shotgun sequence, the following are encoded in one genomic region:
- the LOC134803326 gene encoding cleavage stimulation factor subunit 1: MKENNGEDIDTRNVVKNRELLYRMIISQLYYDGFQPIAATLAAAVHADPCPPSDRLLNVMMVGLQHEPDRKDRLAASSGAEHLLGTTGFDLEYEMDASSLAPEPATYETAYVTSHKMACRAGAFSACGQLVATGSVDASIKILDVERMLAKSAPEEVDPGREQQGHPVIRTLYDHTDEITALDFHPREQILVSASRDCCIKLFDITKASAKKAYKSITDAEQVLCVAFHPLGDHIIASTTHPVIRLYDVTTSQCFVCPVPSHHHTKQVNTIKFSPNGKYFASGSADGCVKLWDTVSNRCFNTFVNAHDGSEVCSVAFTRNSKYLLTSGLDSSIKLWELSSSRCLIQYTGAGTTGKQEHHAQAIFNHTEDYVIFPDEATTSLCTWHSRSASRAQLMSLGHNGAVRHIVHSGTAPAFLTCSDDYRARFWFRRNTH, encoded by the exons ATGAAGGAAAATAATGGAGAAGACATTGATACCAGGAATGTTGTTAAGAACAGGGAATTGCTCTATCGCATGATCATCAG CCAGCTGTACTATGATGGCTTCCAGCCCATAGCCGCTACGTTGGCAGCAGCTGTGCATGCAGACCCGTGCCCTCCGAGTGACag GTTACTGAATGTGATGATGGTGGGTCTCCAGCACGAGCCGGATCGCAAGGACCGTCTGGCTGCCTCCAGCGGAGCGGAGCACTTGCTTGGAACTACGGGCTTTG ACTTGGAGTATGAAATGGACGCGTCATCCCTCGCACCCGAACCAGCGACCTACGAGACGGCCTACGTGACGTCACACAAGATGGCGTGCCGCGCCGGCGCGTTCAGCGCCTGCGGCCAGCTAGTAGCCACAGGCAGTGTGGACGCTAGTATCAAG ATCTTGGACGTGGAGCGTATGCTGGCCAAATCGGCGCCGGAAGAAGTGGACCCGGGCAGAGAGCAGCAGGGGCACCCTGTTATTAGGACTCT GTACGATCACACGGACGAGATAACCGCTCTGGACTTCCATCCTCGTGAACAAATCTTAGTGTCGGCCTCTCGCGACTGCTGTATTAAACTGTTTGACATCACCAAGGCGAGCGCCAAGAAAGCTTACAAGAGTATCACG GATGCCGAGCAAGTCCTCTGCGTGGCCTTCCATCCCCTGGGTGACCACATCATAGCGTCCACCACCCACCCCGTCATACGTCTGTATGACGTCACAACCAGCCAATGCTTCGTGTGCCCCGTCCCGAGCCACCATCATACCAAACAAGTCAATACTATCAA GTTCTCCCCGAACGGCAAATACTTCGCAAGCGGCAGCGCCGACGGCTGCGTGAAGCTATGGGACACCGTCTCCAACCGCTGTTTCAACACGTTCGTCAACGCGCACGACGGCTCGGAAGTATGCTCCGTAGCCTTCACGAGGAACAGCAAG TATCTCCTGACTTCTGGCCTGGACTCTTCTATAAAACTATGGGAGCTGTCGAGCAGCAGGTGTCTGATTCAGTACACCGGGGCCGGAACTACCG GCAAGCAGGAACACCACGCGCAAGCGATATTCAACCATACTGAAGACTACGTAATCTTCCCTGATGAGGCTACTACATCTTTATGTACTTGGCACTCGAGAAGCGCGTCTAGAGCTCAACTCATGTCGCTGGGGCATAACGGGGCTGTCAG ACACATCGTACACTCGGGCACGGCGCCCGCCTTCCTGACGTGCAGTGACGACTACAGGGCGCGCTTCTGGTTCAGACGGAACACGCATTAA